A window from Equus caballus isolate H_3958 breed thoroughbred chromosome 8, TB-T2T, whole genome shotgun sequence encodes these proteins:
- the SCARF2 gene encoding scavenger receptor class F member 2 isoform X2 produces MEGAGPWGAGPARRRGAEGPPPPLLLPLLLLWLLPGSVAPQELNPRGRNVCRAPGSQEPTCCAGWRQQGDECGIAVCEGNSTCSENEVCVRPGECRCRHGYFGANCDTKCPRQFWGPDCKELCICHPHGQCEDVTGQCTCHARRWGARCEHACQCQHGACHPRSGACRCEPGWWGAQCASACYCSATSRCDPQTGACLCHAGWWGRSCNNQCACNTSPCEQQSGRCQCRERTFGARCERYCQCFRGRCHPVDGTCACEPGYRGKYCREPCPAGFYGLGCRRRCGQCKGQQPCTVAEGRCLTCEPGWNGTKCDQPCATGFYGEGCGHRCPPCRDGHACNHVTGKCTRCNAGWIGDRCETKCSNGTYGEDCAFVCADCGSGHCDFQSGRCLCSPGVHGPHCNLTCPPGLHGVDCAQACSCHEDSCDPVTGACRLETNQRKGVMGAGALLALLLGLLLSLLGCCCACRGKDPARRELKFGRKKAPQRLCGRFSRISMKLPRIPLRRQKLPKVVVAHHDLDNTLNCSFLEPPSGLEQPSPSWSSRASFSSFDTTDEGPVYCVPHEEAPTESRDLEAPTAPAEALAPSPAPASAEEATPLPASSDSERSASSVEGPGGALYARVARREARPARARGEAGGLSLSPSPERRKPPPPDPATKPKVSWIHGKHGAAAAARAPSPPPSGLEATPSPSKRKRTPSDTSARPEEPGSPRARDVMPRPPGLAEEGPAVAAPSPPRARARGRGPGLSEPTDAGGPPRSAPEAASLLAAELRDKTRSLGRAEGLPGAQGPREKPAPPQKAKRSVLPASPARAPRASEAPGPEKAAACAPVPDTPRKKTPIQKPPRKKSREAAGELGRASAPTL; encoded by the exons ATGGAGGGCGCAGGGCCCTGGGGCGCCGGGCCGGCGCGGCGCCGGGGAGCCgaggggccgccgccgccgctgctgctgccgctgctgctgctctggCTGCTGCCCGGCTCCGTGGCGCCCCAGGAGCTGAACCCGCGCGGCCGCAACGTGTGCCGTGCGCCCGG cTCCCAGGAGCCCACGTGCTGCGCCGGCTGGAGGCAGCAGGGGGACGAGTGTGGGATCG CGGTGTGCGAAGGCAACTCCACGTGCTCGGAGAACGAGGTGTGCGTGCGGCCAGGCGAGTGCCGCTGCCGCCATGGCTACTTCGGTGCCAACTGCGACACCA AGTGCCCGCGCCAGTTCTGGGGCCCCGACTGCAAGGAACTGTGTATCTGCCACCCACACGGGCAGTGTGAGGATGTGACCGGCCAGTGTACGTGTCACGCGCGGCGCTGGGGCGCACGCTGCGAGCATGCGTGCCAATGCCAGCACGGCGCGTGTCACCCGCGGAGCGGCGCGTGTCGCTGCGAGCCTGGCTGGTGGGGCGCGCAGTGCGCCAGCGCGTGCTACTGCAGCGCCACGTCGCGCTGCGACCCACAGACGGGCGCGTGCCTGTGCCACGCAGGCTGGTGGGGCCGCAGCTGCAATAATCAGTGCGCCTGCAACACGTCGCCGTGTGAGCAACAGAGCGGCCGCTGCCAGTGCCGCGAGCGCACGTTCGGCGCGCGCTGCGAGCGCTACTGCCAGTGCTTCCGCGGCCGCTGCCACCCTGTGGACGGCACGTGCGCCTGCGAGCCGGGCTACCGCGGCAAGTACTGCCGGGAGCCGTGCCCTGCCGGCTTCTACGGCCTGGGCTGCCGCCGCCG ATGCGGCCAGTGCAAGGGCCAGCAGCCATGCACGGTGGCCGAGGGCCGCTGCCTGACGTGCGAGCCAGGCTGGAACGGTACCAAGTGCGACCAGCCGTGCGCCACCGGCTTCTACGGCGAGGGCTGCGGTCACCGCTGCCCGCCCTGCCGCGACGGGCATGCCTGCAACCACGTCACCGGCAAGTGCACGCGCTGCAACGCGGGCTGGATCGGCGACCG GTGTGAGACCAAGTGCAGCAATGGCACGTACGGCGAGGACTGTGCATTCGTGTGCGCCGACTGCGGCAGCGGCCACTGCGACTTCCAGTCGGGGCGTTGCCTGTGCAGCCCCGGCGTCCACGGGCCCCA CTGTAACCTGACGTGCCCGCCCGGGCTCCATGGTGTGGACTGCGCCCAGGCCTGCAGCTGCCACGAGGACTCGTGCGACCCGGTCACTGGTGCCTGCCGcctgg AGACCAACCAGCGCAAGGGCGTGATGGGCGCGGGCGCGCTGCTTGCCCTGCTCCTCGGCCTGCTGCTCTCGCTGCTCGGCTGCTGCTGCGCTTGCCGCGGCAAGGACCCTGCACGCCG GGAGCTCAAGTTTGGGAGGAAGAAGGCGCCGCAGCGACTTTGCGGGCGCTTCAGCCGTATTAGCATGAAGCTGCCCCGGATCCCGCTCCGCAGGCAGAAGCTGCCCAAGGTGGTAG tgGCCCATCATGACCTGGATAACACACTCAACTGCAGCTTCCTGGAGCCACCCTCGGGGCTAGAGCAGCCCTCTCCATCGTGGTCCTCCCgggcttccttctcctccttcgaCACCACTGATGAAGGCCCTGTGTACTGCGTACCCCACGAGG AGGCGCCAACCGAGAGCCGGGACTTGGAGGCCCCCACCGCCCCTGCGGAGGCGCTGGCGCCCTCGCCCGCGCCGGCGTCAGCTGAGGAGGCGACGCCCCTCCCCGCGTCCTCGGACAGCGAGCGGTCGGCGTCGAGCGTGGAGGGGCCAGGCGGGGCGCTGTATGCGCGCGTGGCCCGGCGCGAGGCCCGGCCGGCCCGGGCGCGGGGCGAGGCTGGAGGCCTGTCCCTTTCGCCATCGCCTGAGCGCAGGAAGCCGCCGCCACCCGACCCTGCCAccaagcccaaggtgtcctggaTCCACGGCAAGCACGGCGCCGCTGCCGCTGCCCGTGCGCCCTCGCCGCCACCCTCGGGCCTCGAGGCCACGCCTAGCCCCAGCAAGAGGAAACGGACGCCCAGCGACACGTCGGCTCGGCCGGAGGAGCCCGGGAGCCCCCGGGCCCGAGACGTGATGCCGCGGCCCCCGGGGCTGGCGGAGGAGGGGCCAGCCGTCGCCGCACCCTCGCCGCCCCGGGCTCGGGCGCGAGGCCGCGGCCCTGGCCTCTCGGAGCCCACGGACGCTGGCGGTCCCCCGCGCAGCGCGCCCGAAGCCGCCTCCCTGCTGGCCGCGGAGCTGCGGGACAAAACTCGCAGCCTGGGCCGCGCCGAGGGGCTCCCAGGCGCGCAAGGCCCCCGAGAGAAGCCGGCGCCGCCGCAGAAGGCCAAGCGCTCGGTGCTGCCCGCGTCGCCGGCCCGCGCGCCCCGTGCGTCCGAGGCCCCGGGGCCCGAGAAGGCGGCGGCCTGCGCGCCCGTGCCGGACACTCCTCGGAAGAAGACCCCCATCCAGAAGCCGCCGCGCAAGAAGAGCCGGGAAGCGGCGGGCGAGCTGGGCAGGGCGAGCGCGCCCACCCTGTAG
- the SCARF2 gene encoding scavenger receptor class F member 2 isoform X1 — protein sequence MEGAGPWGAGPARRRGAEGPPPPLLLPLLLLWLLPGSVAPQELNPRGRNVCRAPGSHIFGLRENQALSVRLGPGAYLGCSNAPQLRNGWGHLLRGMSSQEPTCCAGWRQQGDECGIAVCEGNSTCSENEVCVRPGECRCRHGYFGANCDTKCPRQFWGPDCKELCICHPHGQCEDVTGQCTCHARRWGARCEHACQCQHGACHPRSGACRCEPGWWGAQCASACYCSATSRCDPQTGACLCHAGWWGRSCNNQCACNTSPCEQQSGRCQCRERTFGARCERYCQCFRGRCHPVDGTCACEPGYRGKYCREPCPAGFYGLGCRRRCGQCKGQQPCTVAEGRCLTCEPGWNGTKCDQPCATGFYGEGCGHRCPPCRDGHACNHVTGKCTRCNAGWIGDRCETKCSNGTYGEDCAFVCADCGSGHCDFQSGRCLCSPGVHGPHCNLTCPPGLHGVDCAQACSCHEDSCDPVTGACRLETNQRKGVMGAGALLALLLGLLLSLLGCCCACRGKDPARRELKFGRKKAPQRLCGRFSRISMKLPRIPLRRQKLPKVVVAHHDLDNTLNCSFLEPPSGLEQPSPSWSSRASFSSFDTTDEGPVYCVPHEEAPTESRDLEAPTAPAEALAPSPAPASAEEATPLPASSDSERSASSVEGPGGALYARVARREARPARARGEAGGLSLSPSPERRKPPPPDPATKPKVSWIHGKHGAAAAARAPSPPPSGLEATPSPSKRKRTPSDTSARPEEPGSPRARDVMPRPPGLAEEGPAVAAPSPPRARARGRGPGLSEPTDAGGPPRSAPEAASLLAAELRDKTRSLGRAEGLPGAQGPREKPAPPQKAKRSVLPASPARAPRASEAPGPEKAAACAPVPDTPRKKTPIQKPPRKKSREAAGELGRASAPTL from the exons ATGGAGGGCGCAGGGCCCTGGGGCGCCGGGCCGGCGCGGCGCCGGGGAGCCgaggggccgccgccgccgctgctgctgccgctgctgctgctctggCTGCTGCCCGGCTCCGTGGCGCCCCAGGAGCTGAACCCGCGCGGCCGCAACGTGTGCCGTGCGCCCGG GTCCCACATCTTTGGCCTGAGGGAGAACCAAGCTCTTTCTGTGCGGTTGGGCCCTGGGGCCTATCTAGGGTGTAGCAATGCTCCCCAGCTGAGGAATGGTTGGGGGCATCTTCTGAGGGGAATGAG cTCCCAGGAGCCCACGTGCTGCGCCGGCTGGAGGCAGCAGGGGGACGAGTGTGGGATCG CGGTGTGCGAAGGCAACTCCACGTGCTCGGAGAACGAGGTGTGCGTGCGGCCAGGCGAGTGCCGCTGCCGCCATGGCTACTTCGGTGCCAACTGCGACACCA AGTGCCCGCGCCAGTTCTGGGGCCCCGACTGCAAGGAACTGTGTATCTGCCACCCACACGGGCAGTGTGAGGATGTGACCGGCCAGTGTACGTGTCACGCGCGGCGCTGGGGCGCACGCTGCGAGCATGCGTGCCAATGCCAGCACGGCGCGTGTCACCCGCGGAGCGGCGCGTGTCGCTGCGAGCCTGGCTGGTGGGGCGCGCAGTGCGCCAGCGCGTGCTACTGCAGCGCCACGTCGCGCTGCGACCCACAGACGGGCGCGTGCCTGTGCCACGCAGGCTGGTGGGGCCGCAGCTGCAATAATCAGTGCGCCTGCAACACGTCGCCGTGTGAGCAACAGAGCGGCCGCTGCCAGTGCCGCGAGCGCACGTTCGGCGCGCGCTGCGAGCGCTACTGCCAGTGCTTCCGCGGCCGCTGCCACCCTGTGGACGGCACGTGCGCCTGCGAGCCGGGCTACCGCGGCAAGTACTGCCGGGAGCCGTGCCCTGCCGGCTTCTACGGCCTGGGCTGCCGCCGCCG ATGCGGCCAGTGCAAGGGCCAGCAGCCATGCACGGTGGCCGAGGGCCGCTGCCTGACGTGCGAGCCAGGCTGGAACGGTACCAAGTGCGACCAGCCGTGCGCCACCGGCTTCTACGGCGAGGGCTGCGGTCACCGCTGCCCGCCCTGCCGCGACGGGCATGCCTGCAACCACGTCACCGGCAAGTGCACGCGCTGCAACGCGGGCTGGATCGGCGACCG GTGTGAGACCAAGTGCAGCAATGGCACGTACGGCGAGGACTGTGCATTCGTGTGCGCCGACTGCGGCAGCGGCCACTGCGACTTCCAGTCGGGGCGTTGCCTGTGCAGCCCCGGCGTCCACGGGCCCCA CTGTAACCTGACGTGCCCGCCCGGGCTCCATGGTGTGGACTGCGCCCAGGCCTGCAGCTGCCACGAGGACTCGTGCGACCCGGTCACTGGTGCCTGCCGcctgg AGACCAACCAGCGCAAGGGCGTGATGGGCGCGGGCGCGCTGCTTGCCCTGCTCCTCGGCCTGCTGCTCTCGCTGCTCGGCTGCTGCTGCGCTTGCCGCGGCAAGGACCCTGCACGCCG GGAGCTCAAGTTTGGGAGGAAGAAGGCGCCGCAGCGACTTTGCGGGCGCTTCAGCCGTATTAGCATGAAGCTGCCCCGGATCCCGCTCCGCAGGCAGAAGCTGCCCAAGGTGGTAG tgGCCCATCATGACCTGGATAACACACTCAACTGCAGCTTCCTGGAGCCACCCTCGGGGCTAGAGCAGCCCTCTCCATCGTGGTCCTCCCgggcttccttctcctccttcgaCACCACTGATGAAGGCCCTGTGTACTGCGTACCCCACGAGG AGGCGCCAACCGAGAGCCGGGACTTGGAGGCCCCCACCGCCCCTGCGGAGGCGCTGGCGCCCTCGCCCGCGCCGGCGTCAGCTGAGGAGGCGACGCCCCTCCCCGCGTCCTCGGACAGCGAGCGGTCGGCGTCGAGCGTGGAGGGGCCAGGCGGGGCGCTGTATGCGCGCGTGGCCCGGCGCGAGGCCCGGCCGGCCCGGGCGCGGGGCGAGGCTGGAGGCCTGTCCCTTTCGCCATCGCCTGAGCGCAGGAAGCCGCCGCCACCCGACCCTGCCAccaagcccaaggtgtcctggaTCCACGGCAAGCACGGCGCCGCTGCCGCTGCCCGTGCGCCCTCGCCGCCACCCTCGGGCCTCGAGGCCACGCCTAGCCCCAGCAAGAGGAAACGGACGCCCAGCGACACGTCGGCTCGGCCGGAGGAGCCCGGGAGCCCCCGGGCCCGAGACGTGATGCCGCGGCCCCCGGGGCTGGCGGAGGAGGGGCCAGCCGTCGCCGCACCCTCGCCGCCCCGGGCTCGGGCGCGAGGCCGCGGCCCTGGCCTCTCGGAGCCCACGGACGCTGGCGGTCCCCCGCGCAGCGCGCCCGAAGCCGCCTCCCTGCTGGCCGCGGAGCTGCGGGACAAAACTCGCAGCCTGGGCCGCGCCGAGGGGCTCCCAGGCGCGCAAGGCCCCCGAGAGAAGCCGGCGCCGCCGCAGAAGGCCAAGCGCTCGGTGCTGCCCGCGTCGCCGGCCCGCGCGCCCCGTGCGTCCGAGGCCCCGGGGCCCGAGAAGGCGGCGGCCTGCGCGCCCGTGCCGGACACTCCTCGGAAGAAGACCCCCATCCAGAAGCCGCCGCGCAAGAAGAGCCGGGAAGCGGCGGGCGAGCTGGGCAGGGCGAGCGCGCCCACCCTGTAG